One genomic region from Knoellia sp. p5-6-4 encodes:
- the clpB gene encoding ATP-dependent chaperone ClpB — protein sequence MELKPTAKVAEALAIAQRSAQSSGHPEITPDHLTSALIQLDTAQADALLQAAGTGAAHVLGQADARLRALPTTSGAAQPPGLGREAAAVLQQADTLMRAKGDTYLALDLLLLALAETGHLAAVQKRGAKDMEAKVDALRGGRKVTSETPAEAGEALEKYGTDLTQMARDGRLDPVIGRDAEIRRVVQVLSRRTKNNPVLIGEPGVGKTAVVEGLAQRVVDGDVPESLRDKRLISLDLGAMVAGAKYRGEFEERLKAVLEEIKDSNGQIITFIDELHTVVGAGATGEGAMDAGNMLKPLLARGELRLVGATTLDEYREHIEKDAALERRFQQVFVGEPSVEDTIAILRGLKERYEAHHKVEIEDSALVAAASLSDRYITGRQLPDKAIDLVDEAASRLRMEIDSSPVEIDELRRAVDRLKMEELHLQSETDEASRERLEALRKTLADKSEQLAALNARWEQEKSGLNRVGELKARLDEARSQAERLQREGQLGEASAILYGQIPALQRDLDAALEAEGTVRVDTMVKERVGADDIAEVISAWTGIPAGRLLQGETEKLLSMESIIGARLIGQEAAVRAVSDAVRRSRAGLADPDRPTGSFLFLGPTGVGKTELAKSLADFLFDDERAMVRIDMSEYGERHAVARLIGAPPGYVGYEEGGQLTEAVRRRPYSVVLLDEVEKAHPETFDILLQVLDDGRLTDGQGRTVDFRNVILVMTSNLGSQFLIDPVMSTEDKKEAVMSAVRASFKPEFLNRLDEVVVFDPLSTEELGHIVELQVRQLATRLAERRITLEVTDAAREWLALTGYDPAYGARPLRRLVQKEIGDRLAKALLAGEVRDGDTVLVDRDDALDGLVVRGVDHAVA from the coding sequence ATGGAGTTGAAGCCGACCGCGAAGGTCGCTGAGGCCCTGGCCATCGCCCAGCGCTCCGCCCAGTCCAGCGGCCACCCCGAGATCACCCCTGACCACCTCACCAGTGCCCTGATCCAGCTCGACACCGCGCAGGCGGACGCCTTGCTGCAGGCCGCCGGCACCGGTGCGGCGCACGTGCTGGGGCAGGCCGACGCGCGGCTCCGCGCGCTGCCCACGACCTCGGGTGCCGCCCAGCCACCGGGCCTGGGGCGGGAGGCCGCGGCGGTCCTCCAGCAGGCGGACACCCTCATGCGGGCCAAGGGCGACACCTACCTCGCGCTCGACCTGCTCCTGCTCGCGCTCGCGGAGACCGGCCACCTCGCCGCCGTGCAGAAGCGTGGCGCCAAGGACATGGAGGCCAAGGTCGACGCCCTGCGAGGCGGCCGGAAGGTCACCAGTGAGACGCCCGCCGAGGCCGGGGAGGCCCTCGAGAAGTACGGCACCGACCTGACCCAGATGGCGCGCGACGGCAGGCTCGACCCGGTCATCGGCCGCGACGCCGAGATCCGCCGTGTCGTGCAGGTCCTCTCGCGGCGCACCAAGAACAACCCGGTGCTCATCGGTGAGCCCGGCGTCGGCAAGACCGCCGTCGTCGAGGGCCTCGCCCAGCGCGTCGTCGACGGCGACGTGCCGGAGTCGCTGCGCGACAAGCGGCTCATCAGCCTCGACCTCGGCGCGATGGTGGCGGGCGCGAAGTACCGCGGCGAGTTCGAGGAGCGGCTCAAGGCCGTGCTCGAGGAGATCAAGGACAGCAACGGCCAGATCATCACCTTCATCGACGAGCTGCACACGGTCGTCGGCGCCGGCGCCACCGGTGAGGGCGCGATGGATGCGGGCAACATGCTCAAGCCGCTGCTGGCCCGCGGCGAGCTGCGCCTGGTCGGCGCGACCACGCTCGACGAGTACCGCGAGCACATCGAGAAGGACGCCGCCCTCGAACGCCGGTTCCAGCAGGTCTTCGTGGGCGAGCCCAGCGTCGAGGACACCATCGCGATCCTCCGCGGCCTCAAGGAGCGCTACGAGGCCCACCACAAGGTCGAGATCGAGGACAGCGCGCTCGTCGCCGCTGCGAGTCTGTCGGACCGCTACATCACCGGGCGCCAGCTGCCCGACAAGGCCATCGACCTCGTCGACGAGGCGGCGTCGCGGCTGCGCATGGAGATCGACTCCAGCCCGGTCGAGATCGACGAGCTCCGCCGCGCCGTCGACCGGCTGAAGATGGAGGAGCTGCACCTGCAGAGCGAGACCGACGAGGCCTCCCGGGAGCGGCTCGAGGCGTTGCGCAAGACCCTCGCCGACAAGAGCGAGCAGCTCGCCGCGCTCAACGCCCGCTGGGAGCAGGAGAAGTCCGGCCTCAACCGGGTCGGCGAGCTCAAGGCACGCCTCGACGAGGCCCGCAGCCAGGCCGAGCGCCTGCAGCGCGAGGGCCAGCTGGGCGAGGCGTCCGCGATCCTCTACGGCCAGATCCCGGCCCTGCAGCGCGACCTCGACGCCGCGCTCGAGGCCGAGGGCACCGTGCGCGTGGACACCATGGTCAAGGAGCGGGTCGGTGCCGACGACATCGCCGAGGTCATCAGCGCCTGGACCGGCATCCCGGCCGGCCGGCTGCTGCAGGGCGAGACCGAGAAGCTGCTCAGCATGGAGTCGATCATCGGTGCCCGGCTCATCGGCCAGGAGGCGGCGGTGCGCGCCGTCAGCGACGCCGTCCGGCGCAGCCGCGCGGGCCTCGCCGATCCCGACCGCCCGACTGGCAGCTTCCTCTTCCTCGGACCGACCGGCGTCGGCAAGACCGAGCTCGCCAAGAGCCTTGCCGACTTCCTGTTCGACGACGAGCGGGCGATGGTCCGCATCGACATGAGCGAGTACGGCGAGCGGCACGCCGTGGCCCGCCTCATCGGCGCCCCGCCCGGCTACGTCGGCTACGAGGAGGGCGGCCAGCTCACCGAGGCGGTCCGCCGCCGGCCCTACTCCGTCGTGCTCCTCGACGAGGTGGAGAAGGCCCACCCGGAGACCTTCGACATCCTGCTGCAGGTGCTCGACGACGGTCGCCTCACCGACGGCCAGGGCCGCACGGTCGACTTCCGCAACGTCATCCTCGTGATGACCTCCAACCTCGGCTCGCAGTTCCTCATCGACCCGGTGATGTCGACCGAGGACAAGAAGGAGGCCGTCATGTCGGCGGTGCGGGCCTCGTTCAAGCCTGAGTTCCTCAACCGCCTCGACGAGGTCGTCGTCTTCGACCCGCTCAGCACCGAGGAGCTCGGCCACATCGTCGAGCTGCAGGTGCGCCAGCTGGCCACCCGCCTGGCCGAGCGCAGGATCACCCTCGAGGTCACCGACGCGGCCCGCGAGTGGCTGGCCCTCACCGGCTACGACCCCGCCTACGGCGCCCGGCCGCTGCGACGCCTGGTGCAGAAGGAGATCGGCGACCGACTGGCCAAGGCGCTGCTCGCGGGCGAGGTGCGTGACGGCGACACCGTGCTGGTCGACCGTGACGACGCCCTCGACGGGCTCGTCGTGCGCGGAGTGGACCACGCCGTGGCCTGA
- a CDS encoding TIGR03885 family FMN-dependent LLM class oxidoreductase: protein MTRYGFHASHEQINPRQLLADVQQAEQAGFDMAMCSDHFSPWSEKQGHSGYTWAWLGAALATTSLRLGCVSAPGQRYHPAVHAQKIATLGQMFPGRFWVALGSGEASNEHITGDGWPRKEIRTQRLEECVDVIRRMLAGEEVSHDGLVTVDRARVWDLPDPVPPLIGPAVSVESAARVAAWADGLVTVNQPVETLREVVDAYRGAGGTGPMALQVHLSFAPTDEEALAIAHEQWGGNVFGPPISWDIETAEAFDVLWQKVQPEEVRGPVNVSNDLGRHRDWLAEYAELGFDEIYLHHVGQEQQAFIDAFGSTVLPELRKG, encoded by the coding sequence ATGACCCGCTACGGCTTCCACGCCTCGCACGAGCAGATCAACCCACGGCAGCTGCTCGCCGACGTCCAGCAGGCCGAGCAGGCCGGCTTCGACATGGCCATGTGCTCCGACCACTTCTCGCCGTGGAGCGAGAAGCAGGGCCACTCGGGCTACACCTGGGCCTGGCTCGGGGCGGCGCTCGCCACCACCTCGCTGCGCCTCGGCTGCGTCAGCGCACCCGGGCAGCGCTACCACCCCGCGGTCCACGCGCAGAAGATCGCGACGCTCGGGCAGATGTTCCCGGGGCGGTTCTGGGTGGCGCTCGGCAGCGGCGAGGCCAGCAACGAGCACATCACCGGTGACGGCTGGCCGCGCAAGGAGATCCGCACCCAGCGGCTCGAGGAGTGCGTCGACGTCATCCGCCGGATGCTCGCCGGCGAGGAGGTCAGCCACGACGGGCTGGTGACCGTCGACCGGGCGCGGGTGTGGGACCTGCCCGACCCCGTGCCGCCGCTCATCGGCCCTGCCGTCTCGGTCGAGAGCGCCGCCCGGGTGGCGGCCTGGGCCGACGGGCTGGTCACGGTCAACCAGCCGGTCGAGACGCTGCGGGAGGTCGTCGACGCCTACCGCGGCGCCGGGGGCACCGGGCCCATGGCGCTGCAGGTGCACCTGTCGTTCGCGCCGACCGACGAGGAGGCCCTGGCGATCGCGCACGAGCAGTGGGGCGGCAACGTCTTCGGCCCGCCGATCTCGTGGGACATCGAGACCGCCGAGGCGTTCGACGTGCTGTGGCAGAAGGTCCAGCCGGAGGAGGTCCGCGGCCCGGTCAACGTCTCCAACGACCTCGGCCGGCACCGCGACTGGCTGGCGGAGTACGCCGAGCTCGGTTTCGACGAGATCTACCTGCACCACGTGGGTCAGGAGCAGCAGGCCTTCATCGACGCCTTCGGCTCGACGGTGCTGCCGGAACTGCGGAAGGGCTGA
- a CDS encoding alpha-amylase family protein: MTTRLSNTSDLWWKNAVIYCVDVETYFDSDGDGVGDIVGMTQRIDYLAELGVTCLWLMPFYPTPDRDDGYDVTDLFGVDSRLGTHGDLVELIRTAGDRGIRVIADLVVNHTSDKHPWFKAARRSKDNPYRDYYVWRSDPPPDTKAKVVFPDKEDSIWELDEKTGEWYLHHFYKHQPDLNFANPAVRDEIAKSIGFWLQVGIAGFRVDAVPFLIADVDTAGDDVPGDPHEYLKALRAFLGRRRGDGILLGEVNLPHKEQKQYFGGNAGDELNMMFDFITMQAMYLSLAREDARPLTKALKSRPPIHEDCQWATFVRNHDELTLDKLSEKERQEVFAAFGPEPEMQLYSRGLKRRLPPMMGGDPRRVRMVYSLLFSLPGTPTLYYGEEIGMGEDLAAEGRMAVRTPMQWEPVHNGGFSTAPPRKLVQRPVPDGFGPQHVNVADQKRDPDSLWNFMRNVIQTYRECPELGWGDFTVLQQPLRQVFAHRCHWSGSSVVAVHNLSPDPVTASFPLDPRDTEGEGPIWLEDLLERGSTEPGPGGTVKLPLDGYGHRWFRVRRDDLPRP, from the coding sequence GTGACCACGCGACTGTCCAACACCAGCGACCTGTGGTGGAAGAACGCCGTCATCTACTGCGTCGACGTCGAGACCTACTTCGACTCCGACGGCGACGGTGTCGGCGACATCGTCGGCATGACCCAGCGGATCGACTACCTCGCCGAGCTCGGCGTCACCTGCCTGTGGCTCATGCCGTTCTACCCCACGCCCGACCGCGACGACGGCTACGACGTCACCGACCTGTTCGGCGTCGACAGCCGGCTGGGCACCCACGGAGACCTCGTCGAGCTGATCCGCACCGCGGGCGACCGCGGCATCCGGGTGATCGCCGACCTCGTCGTCAACCACACGTCCGACAAGCACCCGTGGTTCAAGGCAGCCCGGCGGAGCAAGGACAACCCCTACCGCGACTACTACGTCTGGCGCTCCGACCCGCCGCCCGACACCAAGGCCAAGGTCGTCTTCCCCGACAAGGAAGACAGCATCTGGGAGCTCGACGAGAAGACGGGCGAGTGGTACCTCCACCACTTCTACAAGCACCAGCCCGACCTCAACTTCGCCAACCCCGCGGTCCGTGACGAGATCGCCAAGTCGATCGGGTTCTGGCTCCAGGTGGGCATCGCCGGCTTCCGCGTCGACGCCGTGCCCTTCCTCATCGCCGACGTCGACACCGCCGGCGACGACGTGCCGGGCGACCCGCACGAGTACCTCAAGGCGCTGCGGGCCTTCCTCGGCCGCCGGCGCGGCGACGGCATCCTGCTCGGCGAGGTCAACCTGCCGCACAAGGAGCAGAAGCAGTACTTCGGCGGCAACGCCGGTGACGAGCTGAACATGATGTTCGACTTCATCACCATGCAGGCGATGTACCTCTCGCTGGCCCGCGAGGACGCCCGCCCGCTGACGAAGGCGCTCAAGTCTCGGCCGCCGATCCACGAGGACTGCCAGTGGGCGACCTTCGTGCGCAACCACGACGAGCTCACCCTCGACAAGCTGAGCGAGAAGGAGCGGCAGGAGGTCTTCGCCGCCTTCGGCCCCGAGCCGGAGATGCAGCTCTACTCGCGCGGGCTGAAGCGGCGGCTGCCCCCCATGATGGGCGGCGACCCGCGCCGGGTGCGCATGGTCTACAGCCTGCTGTTCTCCCTGCCGGGCACGCCGACGCTCTACTACGGCGAGGAGATCGGCATGGGCGAGGACCTCGCGGCCGAGGGCCGGATGGCGGTCCGCACGCCCATGCAGTGGGAGCCGGTGCACAACGGCGGGTTCTCCACCGCACCGCCGCGCAAGCTGGTGCAGCGACCCGTGCCCGACGGCTTCGGCCCCCAGCACGTCAACGTGGCCGACCAGAAGCGCGACCCCGACTCGCTCTGGAACTTCATGCGCAACGTGATCCAGACCTACCGCGAGTGCCCGGAGCTCGGCTGGGGCGACTTCACCGTGCTCCAGCAGCCGCTGCGCCAGGTCTTCGCGCACCGCTGCCACTGGTCGGGGTCCTCGGTCGTGGCCGTGCACAACCTCTCGCCCGACCCGGTCACCGCCTCCTTCCCGCTCGACCCGCGCGACACCGAGGGCGAGGGCCCGATCTGGCTCGAGGACCTGCTGGAGCGCGGCTCCACCGAGCCCGGCCCGGGAGGCACCGTCAAGCTGCCGCTCGACGGCTACGGCCACCGCTGGTTCCGCGTCCGCAGGGACGACCTGCCCCGACCCTGA
- a CDS encoding LppX_LprAFG lipoprotein translates to MRLTGARLCRRARGAAMTAAVLSVVLAAGACTDDEKAGEARGQTPAELLASARANLEQSPSVSFTLESQGLPGEAVGISGAKGTGRFTPPSFTGTLNASVNGVTGTVDVIAVEQDVYMKFFTPDYNRIDPADYGAPNPAGLFDTTTGVTSLVDTTQGLRKDATVRDGADVLATLKGTLPGAAVADLLVVGDRAGTFEVTYGVTDRSHELRTVVLTGPFYEGATSTYTLRLKRLDQPVEITRP, encoded by the coding sequence ATGAGGCTGACGGGCGCCCGGTTGTGCCGGCGTGCGAGGGGTGCCGCCATGACGGCAGCGGTGTTGTCGGTGGTGCTGGCGGCCGGTGCGTGCACCGACGACGAGAAGGCCGGCGAGGCCAGGGGGCAGACACCGGCCGAGCTGCTGGCCTCGGCGCGCGCGAACCTCGAGCAGAGCCCGAGCGTCAGCTTCACCCTGGAGTCGCAGGGCCTGCCGGGTGAGGCGGTCGGCATCTCGGGGGCCAAGGGCACGGGCCGGTTCACCCCGCCCTCCTTCACCGGCACCCTGAACGCGTCGGTCAACGGGGTGACGGGCACCGTGGACGTCATCGCGGTGGAGCAGGACGTCTACATGAAGTTCTTCACGCCCGACTACAACCGCATCGACCCGGCCGACTACGGCGCGCCCAACCCGGCCGGGCTGTTCGACACCACCACGGGCGTCACGAGCCTCGTCGACACGACGCAGGGCCTGCGGAAGGACGCCACCGTGCGCGACGGCGCCGACGTCCTGGCCACCCTGAAGGGCACGCTGCCCGGTGCGGCCGTCGCCGACCTGCTCGTGGTCGGTGACCGCGCCGGCACGTTCGAGGTCACCTACGGCGTCACCGACCGCAGCCACGAGCTGCGCACGGTCGTGCTGACCGGGCCGTTCTACGAGGGCGCCACCTCCACCTACACGCTGCGGCTCAAGCGGCTCGACCAGCCCGTTGAGATCACCCGCCCCTAG
- a CDS encoding MFS transporter: MRSPAPRALLATASVAVALAAADIYVVVLALTDMMTGVGIGIDALQKATPIISGFLLGYIAVLPLIGRLADLVSRQQVLLGCLAVFVLGSAVTALAVELPVLVVGRVVQGIGGGGLVPATLALVADLWPAGRRGTPLGVVGAVQELGSVLGPVLGAAVLAVADWRAIFWLNVVLGLLLAGAVMLTGRHRPARPRGMPVVVGALALGAGALALAAPSALVTDVELGVPFVPFDPESGSRVATPIGLTALGLGVVWLAVTAPRWWPVLRRADLPGAVLLGVALGTVVLTFAASDPEREVVGPPGFALLPVGVVAAVLYLWRHRRAAEPLVARGVVRGRARPALAVSLLVGVALVAVVVDVPVLARLTLTDSQTTAALVLVRFLVAVPVGALAGGWLLRRLGDGAVAGVGLLLAAAGLWQMSRWGEGSLDRGSTTVVLAAVGVGMGLALAPVNNAALASAPHDAHGVASALVVVARMVGMVVGLALLTAIGLHRYYETVAALPDQTDTAALVGAGLVQVQTVFAGAALAALAGAGLSAGLGLRRVEV, from the coding sequence TTGAGATCACCCGCCCCTAGGGCGCTGCTCGCCACGGCCTCGGTCGCCGTGGCGCTGGCGGCGGCCGACATCTACGTCGTCGTGCTGGCGCTGACCGACATGATGACCGGTGTCGGGATCGGCATCGACGCGCTGCAGAAGGCCACCCCGATCATCTCGGGCTTCCTGCTCGGATACATCGCCGTGCTGCCGCTCATCGGGCGGCTGGCCGACCTGGTCTCACGCCAGCAGGTCCTCCTCGGGTGCCTCGCGGTGTTCGTGCTGGGCTCGGCCGTCACCGCTCTCGCCGTCGAGCTGCCCGTGCTGGTGGTCGGTCGGGTCGTGCAGGGCATCGGTGGTGGCGGGCTCGTGCCGGCCACCCTCGCCCTCGTCGCCGACCTCTGGCCGGCGGGCAGGCGCGGCACGCCGCTCGGGGTGGTGGGGGCCGTGCAGGAGCTGGGCAGCGTGCTGGGGCCGGTGCTCGGCGCCGCCGTGCTGGCCGTCGCCGACTGGCGCGCCATCTTCTGGCTCAACGTCGTGCTCGGCCTGCTCCTCGCCGGCGCGGTGATGCTCACCGGTCGGCACCGCCCGGCCCGGCCACGCGGCATGCCGGTGGTCGTCGGGGCGCTCGCCCTGGGAGCCGGTGCACTCGCACTGGCGGCGCCCTCGGCCCTCGTGACCGACGTCGAACTCGGCGTGCCGTTCGTGCCCTTCGACCCCGAGTCGGGCTCGCGGGTCGCCACCCCGATCGGTCTGACCGCCCTCGGGCTCGGTGTGGTCTGGCTGGCCGTCACCGCCCCGCGCTGGTGGCCCGTGCTGCGGCGGGCCGACCTGCCGGGCGCGGTGCTGCTGGGTGTGGCGCTCGGCACGGTGGTGCTCACCTTCGCCGCCTCCGACCCCGAGCGGGAGGTGGTCGGCCCGCCGGGGTTCGCCCTGCTGCCCGTCGGCGTCGTCGCCGCCGTGCTCTACCTGTGGCGGCACCGGCGGGCGGCGGAACCGCTCGTCGCGCGCGGGGTGGTGCGGGGGCGGGCCCGACCGGCGCTCGCGGTCAGCCTGCTCGTCGGGGTCGCCCTCGTGGCGGTCGTCGTCGACGTGCCGGTGCTGGCGCGCCTCACGCTGACCGACTCGCAGACCACCGCCGCGCTGGTGCTCGTGCGGTTCCTCGTGGCGGTGCCGGTGGGAGCGCTCGCCGGTGGCTGGCTGCTGCGACGTCTCGGCGACGGGGCGGTCGCCGGCGTCGGCCTGCTGCTGGCAGCCGCGGGCCTGTGGCAGATGAGCCGGTGGGGCGAGGGCTCGCTCGACCGGGGCAGCACCACCGTGGTGCTCGCGGCCGTGGGCGTGGGGATGGGCCTCGCGCTGGCGCCGGTCAACAACGCCGCCCTGGCCAGCGCCCCGCACGACGCGCACGGCGTGGCCAGTGCCCTCGTGGTGGTCGCGCGCATGGTCGGCATGGTCGTCGGGCTCGCGCTGCTCACCGCGATCGGGCTGCACCGCTACTACGAGACGGTCGCCGCCCTGCCCGACCAGACCGACACGGCGGCGCTGGTGGGGGCGGGCCTGGTGCAGGTGCAGACCGTCTTCGCGGGTGCGGCCCTGGCGGCGCTGGCCGGCGCCGGGCTGTCAGCGGGCCTGGGACTGCGCCGCGTCGAGGTGTGA
- a CDS encoding exodeoxyribonuclease III codes for MRIATWNVNSIRSRIDRLEAWLQRSDVDVLAIQETKCREDQFPHHRLKGLGYEVAHYGLNHWNGVALLSRVGLEDVQLGFTDVPGWGDPVAAEARAIGAVCGGVRAWSLYVPNGRTLDDPHMPYKLEWLATLKRNAQQWLAADPSAQVALMGDWNIAPQDDDVWDMAYFAGRTHVSPGERAAFQGFLDAGFVDVVRPHAPGPGVYTYWDYTQLRFAKRQGMRIDFVLGSPALADRVVGAVIDREERKGKGASDHAPVVVELED; via the coding sequence GTGCGTATTGCCACCTGGAACGTCAACTCGATCCGCTCCCGCATCGACCGCCTCGAGGCCTGGCTGCAGCGCAGCGACGTCGACGTGCTCGCGATCCAGGAGACCAAGTGCCGTGAAGACCAGTTTCCTCATCACCGGCTGAAGGGCCTCGGCTACGAGGTCGCCCACTACGGCCTCAACCACTGGAACGGTGTCGCCCTGCTCTCCCGCGTCGGGCTCGAGGACGTGCAGCTCGGCTTCACCGACGTGCCCGGATGGGGTGACCCGGTGGCCGCGGAGGCCCGGGCCATCGGTGCGGTGTGCGGCGGCGTGCGGGCCTGGTCGCTCTACGTGCCGAACGGCCGCACCCTCGACGACCCGCACATGCCCTACAAGCTGGAGTGGCTCGCGACGCTGAAGCGCAACGCCCAGCAGTGGCTCGCCGCCGACCCGTCGGCCCAGGTGGCCCTCATGGGCGACTGGAACATCGCCCCCCAGGACGACGACGTCTGGGACATGGCGTACTTCGCGGGCCGCACCCACGTCTCCCCGGGCGAGCGCGCGGCCTTCCAAGGCTTCCTCGACGCCGGTTTCGTCGACGTCGTGCGCCCGCACGCCCCCGGCCCCGGCGTCTACACCTACTGGGACTACACCCAGCTGCGCTTCGCCAAGCGGCAGGGCATGCGCATCGACTTCGTGCTCGGCTCCCCCGCCCTGGCCGACCGCGTCGTGGGCGCCGTCATCGACCGCGAGGAGCGCAAGGGAAAGGGCGCCTCCGACCACGCCCCGGTCGTCGTCGAGCTCGAGGACTGA
- a CDS encoding SDR family oxidoreductase encodes MSTALVTGATSGIGLSFAHQLAERGHDVVLVARDRVRLENVSDELRAKYGVSTEILVADLSDRAETGKVAERLADRARPVDLLVNNAGYALKKRFLDNDVTEEEAVFDVLGRAVLVLSHAAARAMRERGHGAIVNVSSVAGQISSGTYSAIKSFVTVFTEGLSAELAGTGVTATALLPGFTRTEFHQRARLNMSRLPKFMWLDADRLVADCLDDVAKGRVVSVPGTHYKAIVAGLRFVPRSVVRSRARTVHRPKADRG; translated from the coding sequence ATGAGCACCGCCCTGGTGACCGGCGCCACATCCGGTATCGGCCTGTCCTTCGCCCACCAGCTCGCCGAGCGCGGGCACGACGTCGTGCTGGTCGCCCGCGACCGGGTGCGGCTCGAGAACGTCTCCGACGAGCTGCGCGCCAAGTACGGCGTCAGCACGGAGATCCTCGTGGCCGACCTCTCCGACCGTGCCGAGACCGGCAAGGTGGCCGAGCGGCTGGCCGACCGGGCCAGGCCGGTGGACCTGCTCGTCAACAACGCCGGCTACGCCTTGAAGAAGCGCTTCCTCGACAACGACGTCACCGAGGAGGAGGCGGTCTTCGACGTGCTCGGCCGGGCGGTCCTGGTGCTCTCACACGCCGCGGCCCGCGCCATGCGCGAACGCGGCCACGGCGCCATCGTCAACGTCTCCTCGGTCGCGGGCCAGATCAGCTCCGGCACCTACTCGGCCATCAAGTCCTTCGTCACGGTCTTCACCGAGGGCCTGTCGGCCGAGCTCGCCGGCACCGGTGTGACCGCGACCGCCCTGCTGCCGGGCTTCACCCGCACCGAGTTCCACCAGCGGGCGAGGCTCAACATGTCGCGGCTGCCGAAGTTCATGTGGCTCGACGCCGACCGCCTCGTCGCCGACTGCCTCGACGACGTGGCCAAGGGCCGCGTGGTCTCCGTGCCCGGGACGCACTACAAGGCGATCGTGGCCGGCCTCAGGTTCGTGCCGCGCTCGGTCGTGCGCAGCCGGGCGCGGACCGTGCACCGGCCGAAGGCCGACCGGGGCTAG
- the pyrE gene encoding orotate phosphoribosyltransferase, producing MTDTAVTTDRARLLEIVKAKAIVHGRVTLSSGKEADYYVDLRRITLDGEAAPLVGRVMLDLVDDLDFDAVGGLTLGADPVATSMLHAGAAAGRSLDAFVVRKAGKAHGLQQRIEGPSIEGRRVLVVEDTSTTGASPLEAATAAREAGAEVVGVATIADRATGAGAKFAEAGLEYRFVYGLEELGLA from the coding sequence GTGACCGACACCGCTGTGACCACAGACCGCGCTCGCCTCCTCGAGATCGTCAAGGCCAAGGCCATCGTGCACGGCCGGGTGACCCTCTCCTCGGGCAAGGAGGCCGACTACTACGTCGACCTGCGCCGCATCACCCTCGACGGCGAGGCCGCGCCGCTCGTCGGCCGCGTGATGCTCGACCTGGTCGATGACCTCGACTTCGACGCCGTCGGCGGCCTCACCCTCGGCGCCGACCCCGTCGCCACGTCGATGCTGCACGCCGGCGCCGCTGCCGGCAGGAGCCTCGACGCCTTCGTCGTGCGCAAGGCCGGCAAGGCCCACGGCCTCCAGCAGCGCATCGAGGGCCCGTCGATCGAGGGCCGCCGGGTGCTCGTCGTCGAGGACACCTCGACCACCGGCGCCTCCCCGCTCGAGGCCGCCACCGCCGCCCGTGAGGCCGGGGCCGAGGTGGTCGGTGTGGCCACCATCGCCGACCGCGCCACCGGCGCCGGCGCGAAGTTCGCCGAGGCGGGGCTGGAGTACCGCTTCGTCTACGGACTGGAGGAGCTCGGGCTCGCCTGA